A region from the Sphingobacteriales bacterium genome encodes:
- a CDS encoding TraR/DksA family transcriptional regulator, translating to MEVSVVRYSDADLVLFKEVILKKIAKAKEEIDFYSDQIKNSSESETQFASIDDGSMTSERENMNQIVVRMQKLISHLESALVRIENKSYGICRETGRLIPKERLLVVPHATLSVEGKKMEKK from the coding sequence ATGGAAGTAAGTGTTGTCAGATACAGCGATGCCGACCTTGTCCTGTTTAAAGAAGTGATTCTGAAAAAAATTGCAAAGGCAAAGGAAGAAATCGATTTCTATTCCGACCAGATCAAGAACAGTTCTGAGTCCGAAACACAATTTGCCAGTATTGACGATGGATCCATGACCTCTGAAAGGGAAAACATGAACCAGATCGTAGTACGAATGCAGAAACTCATTTCCCACCTGGAGAGCGCACTGGTCCGGATTGAAAATAAATCCTATGGAATCTGCCGCGAGACCGGCAGGTTAATTCCAAAAGAACGGTTACTGGTTGTTCCCCATGCTACCTTAAGTGTGGAAGGCAAAAAGATGGAAAAGAAATAA
- a CDS encoding MGMT family protein: MTDYYHKVYAIVRKIPKGKVSTYGDIAEYLGTKGSARLVGYAMNNAHSVSPLVPAHRVVNRNGLLTGKHHFGSATLMQELLESEGIKIINDQIQDFKEVKWNLKRKKEKETK; this comes from the coding sequence ATGACCGATTATTACCATAAAGTCTATGCCATAGTTCGTAAAATTCCAAAAGGAAAAGTAAGCACTTATGGCGATATTGCCGAATATCTCGGCACAAAAGGATCTGCACGACTGGTGGGTTATGCTATGAATAACGCTCACTCAGTATCTCCGTTAGTACCGGCTCACAGGGTGGTGAACAGAAACGGGTTGCTGACGGGCAAACATCACTTTGGTTCTGCCACCTTAATGCAGGAATTACTGGAAAGTGAGGGGATAAAGATTATAAATGACCAGATACAGGATTTTAAGGAAGTCAAATGGAATCTGAAAAGGAAAAAGGAGAAAGAGACTAAATGA
- a CDS encoding isoleucine--tRNA ligase, with the protein MSNAKQYREVKNITQTQIEQEIAAFWQSQHVFEQSISAREGKPPYVFYEGPPSANGLPGIHHVLSRGIKDIFCRFKTLQGYQVKRKGGWDTHGLPVELGVEKLLGITKKDIGTKISVAEYNRKCREEVMRFKDIWDDLTQKMGYWVDLNHPYITFENNYIESIWWILKELYKKDLLYKGYKIQPYSPAAGTGLSSAELNLPGCYLDVKDTSCVAQFKISPESIADNPFFSAKNETCYFLAWTTTPWTLPSNTALAVGKEIDYVLVKTVNPYTHLQVNLILAKELLSTYFQPENENGDFASYQNDGKSLPYQILASFKGKEVAGIRYEQLLPFEANSKENIDGDAFKVIIGDFVTTSDGTGIVHIAPSFGADDMKVAGENGIGALTLVDKEGKFIDGVGEFSGRYVKDYKDEPNYVSVDIDISVKLKKENKAFKVEKYEHSYPHCWRTDKPIIYYPLDSWFIRVTAVKERMIALNKTINWKPESTGSGRFGQWLENLIDWNLSRSRYWGTPLNIWRTEDKEEEICIGSIEELKSEMQKSAAAGFLSNEIFNREFDLHKPFVDDIILVSASGKPMQRESDLIDVWFDSGAMPYAQWHFPFENKETFAQSFPADFIAEGVDQTRGWFYTLHAIATMLFDSVAYKNVVSNGLVLDKNGNKMSKSKGNAVDPFATIGKYGADVTRWYMISNSQPWDNLKFDEEGLAEVSRKLFGTLYNTYNFFAIYANIDGFVIDTNNTTPLAERAEIDRWVISKLHSLIQEVTEAYEDYEPTKAARAIEDFVIEHLSNWYVRLCRRRFWGNELSKDKKAAFETLHECLQVVVQLMSPIAPFFSDWLWQNLLSTTSSIHISDLIKSDAGLIDKKLEQRMEWAQEISSLVLSLRKKTKIKVRQPLQKILIPAIDKEFIEQVDKVKSLILAEVNVKEIEYISDTSGIISKKVKPNFKLLGKKLGGKMKIASDVIQNLSNIDIQQLEQNGHFDILLEGETFNILLEEVEILSDDIQGWLVAGNNGITVALDIHISEELKHEGFAREIVNKIQTERKESDFEVTDKIVLHVQNQLVLNDVLHSYKEYICNETLANDILFSDKVSEAKDFDINGEPLKLFIQKV; encoded by the coding sequence ATGTCAAACGCAAAGCAATACAGAGAAGTTAAGAATATCACCCAAACACAGATTGAACAGGAGATTGCGGCTTTCTGGCAATCTCAGCATGTTTTTGAGCAGAGTATTTCCGCACGGGAAGGAAAACCGCCGTATGTGTTTTACGAAGGCCCCCCGAGTGCCAACGGGTTGCCGGGTATTCACCACGTTCTGTCACGCGGTATCAAGGATATATTTTGTCGATTCAAGACGCTGCAGGGGTATCAGGTGAAACGCAAAGGCGGCTGGGATACGCATGGCCTTCCGGTGGAACTGGGCGTGGAAAAATTGCTGGGCATCACCAAAAAAGATATCGGAACTAAAATTTCCGTGGCGGAATACAACCGGAAATGCCGGGAGGAAGTGATGCGGTTCAAGGATATCTGGGATGACCTTACCCAAAAGATGGGTTACTGGGTGGACCTGAATCATCCGTACATCACCTTTGAGAACAACTATATCGAAAGTATCTGGTGGATTTTAAAAGAGTTATACAAGAAAGATTTACTCTACAAAGGATATAAAATCCAACCGTACTCGCCGGCTGCCGGCACGGGTTTAAGTTCCGCAGAATTAAACCTGCCGGGATGCTACCTCGATGTGAAGGACACCAGCTGTGTGGCACAGTTTAAAATCAGCCCAGAGTCAATAGCCGACAATCCATTCTTCTCAGCTAAAAACGAAACCTGTTATTTTTTAGCCTGGACAACCACCCCCTGGACATTGCCATCCAATACCGCGCTGGCCGTTGGAAAAGAGATTGATTATGTCTTAGTCAAAACCGTTAACCCTTACACGCATTTGCAGGTTAATCTGATTTTGGCGAAGGAATTATTGTCTACGTATTTTCAGCCGGAAAATGAAAATGGGGATTTTGCCTCTTATCAAAATGACGGAAAAAGTTTACCGTATCAGATTTTAGCTTCCTTCAAAGGGAAAGAAGTGGCTGGCATCCGTTACGAGCAGTTATTACCTTTTGAAGCGAACTCCAAAGAAAATATAGATGGGGATGCCTTCAAGGTCATCATCGGTGATTTCGTGACAACCTCTGACGGTACGGGCATCGTTCATATTGCGCCGAGCTTTGGCGCGGATGACATGAAAGTGGCAGGAGAGAACGGCATCGGAGCATTAACCCTGGTAGACAAGGAAGGTAAATTTATCGACGGTGTCGGAGAATTTTCCGGCAGGTATGTGAAAGATTACAAAGACGAACCCAATTACGTTTCTGTAGACATTGACATCTCCGTAAAACTGAAAAAAGAAAACAAAGCGTTTAAAGTAGAAAAATACGAGCACTCCTATCCGCATTGCTGGCGTACGGACAAACCGATCATTTATTATCCGTTGGACTCCTGGTTTATCAGAGTGACGGCGGTGAAGGAACGGATGATAGCGTTGAATAAAACCATCAACTGGAAACCGGAAAGCACCGGCTCCGGACGATTCGGCCAGTGGCTGGAAAACTTAATCGACTGGAACTTATCACGCAGCAGATACTGGGGAACCCCTTTAAACATCTGGAGAACGGAAGACAAGGAAGAAGAGATATGTATCGGTTCCATTGAAGAACTGAAAAGCGAGATGCAAAAATCTGCAGCCGCCGGTTTTTTATCAAACGAGATTTTCAACAGGGAATTTGATTTACATAAGCCTTTTGTGGATGATATCATTCTGGTATCAGCCTCCGGCAAACCGATGCAACGTGAAAGCGACTTGATTGACGTTTGGTTTGATTCGGGTGCAATGCCGTATGCCCAATGGCATTTCCCTTTTGAAAACAAGGAAACCTTCGCGCAATCGTTCCCTGCTGATTTTATTGCGGAAGGGGTTGACCAGACGCGCGGCTGGTTCTATACCCTCCATGCCATTGCGACGATGCTGTTTGACTCCGTGGCGTACAAGAATGTAGTGTCCAATGGACTGGTATTGGACAAGAACGGCAACAAGATGTCCAAATCCAAAGGCAATGCCGTGGATCCGTTTGCCACCATCGGCAAATACGGCGCAGATGTCACGCGCTGGTACATGATTTCCAACTCACAGCCGTGGGACAACCTGAAATTTGACGAAGAGGGCCTGGCGGAAGTTTCCAGAAAATTATTCGGAACCCTTTACAACACCTATAATTTCTTTGCCATCTACGCGAACATTGACGGTTTTGTGATTGATACAAACAATACCACTCCGCTGGCAGAACGCGCGGAAATCGACCGCTGGGTGATTTCCAAATTACACAGCCTGATACAGGAAGTTACGGAAGCATACGAAGATTATGAACCGACCAAAGCGGCACGCGCAATCGAAGATTTCGTAATTGAGCATTTATCAAACTGGTACGTGCGTCTATGCAGAAGACGTTTCTGGGGCAACGAATTATCGAAGGACAAGAAGGCGGCATTTGAAACATTACACGAATGTCTGCAGGTGGTGGTACAGCTCATGAGTCCGATTGCACCTTTTTTCAGCGACTGGTTGTGGCAGAATTTATTATCGACCACCTCTTCCATTCATATTTCGGATTTAATAAAATCGGATGCCGGTTTAATCGATAAAAAACTGGAGCAGCGCATGGAGTGGGCGCAGGAAATCTCCTCGCTGGTGTTATCTCTCAGAAAGAAAACGAAAATCAAGGTTCGTCAGCCATTACAGAAAATACTAATCCCTGCAATAGACAAAGAATTCATCGAGCAGGTCGACAAGGTAAAATCCTTGATTTTGGCGGAAGTGAATGTAAAAGAGATTGAATACATCAGCGATACGTCCGGTATCATCTCCAAAAAGGTAAAACCAAATTTTAAACTGCTGGGCAAGAAATTGGGCGGCAAGATGAAAATCGCCTCCGATGTCATCCAAAACCTCAGCAACATCGATATTCAGCAACTGGAACAGAACGGCCATTTCGATATCCTCCTTGAGGGTGAAACATTTAATATCTTGCTGGAAGAAGTGGAAATCCTCTCTGACGACATTCAGGGTTGGCTGGTAGCCGGCAACAATGGCATTACGGTGGCACTGGATATTCACATCTCGGAAGAGCTGAAGCATGAAGGCTTTGCCCGGGAGATTGTCAATAAGATACAGACGGAGCGCAAAGAATCCGATTTTGAAGTTACTGACAAGATTGTCTTGCATGTGCAAAATCAATTGGTTCTCAACGATGTTTTGCATAGCTATAAAGAATATATTTGCAACGAAACTTTAGCAAACGATATACTGTTCTCCGATAAGGTATCTGAAGCGAAGGATTTTGATATCAATGGTGAACCATTAAAATTATTCATTCAAAAAGTGTAG
- a CDS encoding lipoprotein signal peptidase, whose protein sequence is MSKRLIAYLTIALSLIIDQASKVWVKLTMKSGDEFNYIGEWARIHFVENEGMAFGMSFGAGMGKFLLTFFRIIAVIFISYYLRKQITSAKSSRFFVFAMALILAGAIGNIIDSIFFGQIFSHSEGQIATLFPAGGGYAGWFHGRVVDMFYFPIIRGTFPQWIPFWGGEPFEFFRFIFNVSDACITVGVALILIFQKRFFEEEQSLQADVTKKQPS, encoded by the coding sequence ATGAGCAAGAGACTGATCGCTTACCTGACCATTGCATTGTCGTTAATCATCGACCAGGCTTCCAAAGTCTGGGTAAAACTAACGATGAAAAGCGGAGATGAATTTAATTATATCGGTGAGTGGGCGCGTATCCATTTCGTCGAAAACGAGGGCATGGCATTCGGAATGAGTTTCGGTGCCGGAATGGGAAAATTCCTGCTGACGTTTTTCCGGATCATAGCCGTTATCTTTATCTCCTATTATCTGCGCAAACAAATCACTTCTGCAAAATCCTCCAGATTTTTCGTCTTTGCAATGGCGCTGATTTTAGCAGGGGCCATTGGCAATATTATCGACAGTATCTTTTTCGGGCAGATCTTTTCCCACAGTGAAGGCCAGATTGCCACCTTATTCCCTGCCGGCGGCGGTTATGCCGGATGGTTTCATGGCAGGGTGGTGGATATGTTTTATTTTCCGATTATCAGAGGTACATTCCCACAATGGATACCTTTCTGGGGCGGTGAGCCGTTTGAATTTTTCCGTTTTATCTTCAATGTTTCCGATGCCTGTATAACCGTGGGTGTCGCCCTGATACTGATTTTCCAGAAAAGATTCTTTGAGGAGGAACAATCATTACAGGCAGATGTAACCAAGAAACAACCTTCCTAA